The Geotalea uraniireducens Rf4 genome window below encodes:
- a CDS encoding pyridoxal phosphate-dependent aminotransferase — MKLADRVNKIQPSPTLAIDAKAKALKAQGVDVIGFGAGEPDFDTPANIREAGKKAIDAGFTRYMPVGGADDLKDAIIAKMKKDHGLEYSRDEISVACGAKHTLYNISQALIQEGDEVIIPAPYWVSYPDQVVLAGGTSVFIETGEETAFKITPAQLEKAVTPKTKALILNSPCNPTGTSYTEEELKAIGQVCLKHDFLIISDDIYERLIYDGLKFANIVQVVPELKSRTVVVNGVSKTYAMTGWRIGYACGPKELIGAMTKMQSQSTSNATSIAQKASVEALNGPQEAVAAMKVEFEKRRTYIVERLNAMPGVTCFRSTGAFYVFPNFSAVYGKSFNGKVISNSTDFAAYLLEEAKVALVPGVAFGADKYARLSYAISMENIKKGMDRIEEAIKNLK, encoded by the coding sequence ATGAAACTTGCAGACCGCGTAAACAAGATCCAGCCTTCCCCCACACTGGCCATCGACGCTAAAGCGAAAGCATTGAAAGCCCAAGGCGTGGATGTCATCGGATTCGGCGCCGGTGAACCCGATTTCGACACCCCAGCCAACATCCGTGAGGCAGGCAAGAAGGCCATTGACGCCGGCTTTACCCGTTACATGCCGGTTGGCGGGGCCGATGATCTGAAGGACGCCATCATCGCCAAGATGAAGAAGGACCACGGCCTGGAGTACAGCCGCGACGAAATTTCCGTGGCCTGCGGCGCGAAACATACCCTTTACAACATTTCCCAGGCCCTCATCCAGGAAGGCGACGAAGTCATCATCCCGGCACCCTACTGGGTTTCCTACCCCGACCAGGTCGTACTGGCCGGAGGCACCTCGGTCTTCATCGAGACCGGTGAAGAGACCGCCTTCAAGATCACGCCGGCACAACTGGAAAAGGCCGTCACCCCCAAGACCAAGGCCCTGATTCTCAACTCTCCCTGCAATCCCACCGGCACAAGCTACACCGAGGAGGAATTAAAGGCCATCGGTCAGGTCTGCCTCAAGCATGACTTCCTCATCATCTCCGACGACATATACGAGCGGCTGATCTACGACGGCCTCAAATTCGCCAACATCGTACAGGTGGTTCCCGAGTTGAAGTCCCGCACCGTGGTGGTCAACGGCGTCTCCAAAACCTACGCCATGACCGGCTGGCGGATCGGCTACGCCTGCGGCCCCAAAGAGCTGATCGGCGCAATGACCAAAATGCAGTCCCAGTCGACCTCCAACGCAACATCCATTGCCCAGAAAGCCTCTGTCGAGGCCCTCAACGGCCCGCAGGAAGCAGTGGCCGCAATGAAGGTGGAGTTCGAGAAGCGCCGGACCTACATCGTCGAGCGGCTCAACGCCATGCCGGGAGTGACCTGCTTCAGGTCCACCGGCGCCTTCTATGTATTTCCCAATTTTTCCGCTGTCTACGGCAAGAGCTTCAACGGCAAAGTGATCAGCAACTCCACCGACTTCGCCGCCTACCTGCTGGAGGAGGCCAAGGTGGCCCTCGTGCCTGGCGTGGCTTTCGGCGCCGACAAGTACGCCCGTCTCTCCTATGCCATCAGCATGGAAAACATCAAGAAGGGGATGGACCGCATTGAAGAGGCCATCAAGAACCTCAAATAA
- a CDS encoding DUF1858 domain-containing protein: MISKEMTIGEIIRRYPQTLPVFEKYGLDCHDCQIADFEAVEHGASVHKVDIGRLMEDLNRIINA, encoded by the coding sequence ATGATAAGCAAGGAAATGACCATCGGCGAAATCATCCGCAGGTACCCGCAAACCCTCCCGGTTTTCGAGAAATACGGCCTGGACTGCCATGATTGCCAGATAGCCGACTTCGAGGCCGTGGAACACGGCGCGTCCGTGCACAAGGTCGATATCGGCAGGCTCATGGAAGATCTGAACAGAATAATAAACGCCTGA